The DNA sequence CCGCTCCTCGTCCAGCGCGTCCGGATCGTCGAACGTCATATTGTGGGGCAGGGTGCCGTCCACGCACCACACGAGAAAAACGACCTTCCACTCGAGGCCCTTCGCCTGGTGGATCGTCGAAAGGCAGACGCGGCCTTCCTCCACCGCCGCGGGATCCGCCGCCGCCACCTCCTCGCCGCCGAATCCGCCGTGCAGCGCGACCTCGCTGAGCATCTCGCCAAGCGACGCGAACCTGCTGGCGTAAATGAAAAACTGCTCGATGTCGTCTTCGCGCCGCTGCGCGTTGTCGTAGTTTTCCTTCAAGTAGGCCGAGTACCGCCGCTTGTGTATCGTGCGCGCCAGCACCGCAGGATCGCGGTTCGGGATTTCCTTCGCGATGTCGCCCAGGAAAACCGAAAGCGCCCGAAGAGAAGTCTTTCCCGCGCCGTACGCGAGATCGAGATACCTCCCGCCGATAAGCTCCGCAAGCGGATCCGGCACGCCGCTCATCGCTTCAAGGACGCGCGAAATCGTGCGCCCGCCGATGCCCTCGCACATCGAAAGCACTCGCTCCCACGCAAGCTCGTTGCGCGGCGAGCCGAAAATCACGAGGTAGGCCAGCAGATCCTTTATGTGCGCCATCTCCATGAAACGCACCCCCCCCCGGATGAAGTACGGAATCCCGTGGCGGCCCATCGCCATCTCGATTTCCTGGCTGTTGCGGTGCGCACGGTAGAGCACGCCGATGTCCGCAAGCTGTTTGCCGTCCTCGCGCAATTCCAGGATTTTCCCGGCGATGAAATCCGCCTGGTCGTCCGGGTTGCGGCACACTACGAGCGCGGGCTTGGCGCCCTCCGGCTTGACCGCGCGCAGCGTTTTCTTGAACGCTTCGGGCGTGTCGCGCAGCACCTCGTTCGCGAGCGTGAGTATGGCCTGAGTGCTGCGGTAGTTTGTTTCCAGCTTATAGGTGGCTGCGCCGGGAAAACGCTCCGGAAATGTAAGTATGTTTCGGTAGTTCGCGCCCCGGAAGCTGTAAATGCTCTGCGCGTCGTCGCCCACTACGAACAGATTCCCGTGCTCGCTCGACCACAGCTCGACAAGCTTCGCCTGCAGGTGGTTCGTGTCCTGATATTCGTCAACAAGGACGTGCCGGTAGCGCTCCGCTATTTCCCGCCGCACTTCGTCATGCTCCGAAAGCAGCCGCCACGTCCACAGAAGCAAATCGTCGTAGTCCATTGCGTTCTGGCGCTGCTTCTCCGCGGCGTATCGCGCGAACACGCGCTCGAAATCGAGAATGCGCTGCGAAAACTGCGGATAGTGGCGGATGATAATCCGGTCCAGCCCCATTTCGGTGTTGACCATAAGCGAGGCGATCCGCGACAGCACCCGCGGCGCGGGGAACATCCGCTCCTTTGTATCGACGCCGCTTTCGGCGCGCACGCGCTTCATCATCCGCACCGCGTCGTCCGCGTCGAGTATCGTGAAATTCTCGGTGAACCCCAGAAGCGGTGCGTGCCTGCGCAGCATGATGTTGCAGACGTGGTGGAACGTACCGCCGGTGATCGACGACAGGTCCGCGCCCAGAAGCGTCTCGACGCGGCCAAGCATCGCGCGCGCGGCGCGGTTGGTGAACGTGGTCAAAAGGATGTTCCCCGGCCGCACGCCGTTTTCGATAAGCCACGCGACGCGGTAAGTGATGACGCGCGTCTTGCCCGACCCGGCGCCGGCGAGCACCAGCACCGGTCCGCCGCCCGCGGTCACCGCGGCGAGCTGTTGCGGGTTGAGCTCGCTAGCGTAGTCTATGCGCGTGCGCGGCCCGGCCGCGGGCAGGGTGCGCGCGAGGCGCAGGACCTCCGGAGCGCGGGAGGCGTCGCGGTTGCCGGGCAGCCCAGCATCGTCAAATGGAACAAGTTCGTCGGTCGGCACGGGGGGATTATAGTGGGAGCAGTTTCATGCAACAGAACCAAGACGAACGCGTATGCCTGATCACGAGATGTAGTCGTGAGGTGTATGCGCTATGGATTTACATGAATGCTCACTGTTTTCCATTGATGCGCTTGGATTCAAGATCTAGCGGCAAATTGGAGTGACGTGATTTGCTCGGCACAAATTGGAGCCTCGTTACAACATGCGCCACCAACTCCTACCTCCGCCCCGTGCTATATTCCCTTCCGTGGAGTTTTCCACGCACATCAAGAGCGACGAGGTCGAAATCGAGCGGCGCATCCGGGAGTTCCTCCTCGGCAGCGATCCCATCGTCATCCGCTACCTCGACGCGATCACAGGGAACACGGGCAAGCGGCTGCGGCCCAAGCTCGTGATGGTCTTCGCCCGGCTGTTCGGCGAATACGACTACGGAAAGAGCAT is a window from the bacterium genome containing:
- a CDS encoding ATP-dependent helicase, which codes for MPTDELVPFDDAGLPGNRDASRAPEVLRLARTLPAAGPRTRIDYASELNPQQLAAVTAGGGPVLVLAGAGSGKTRVITYRVAWLIENGVRPGNILLTTFTNRAARAMLGRVETLLGADLSSITGGTFHHVCNIMLRRHAPLLGFTENFTILDADDAVRMMKRVRAESGVDTKERMFPAPRVLSRIASLMVNTEMGLDRIIIRHYPQFSQRILDFERVFARYAAEKQRQNAMDYDDLLLWTWRLLSEHDEVRREIAERYRHVLVDEYQDTNHLQAKLVELWSSEHGNLFVVGDDAQSIYSFRGANYRNILTFPERFPGAATYKLETNYRSTQAILTLANEVLRDTPEAFKKTLRAVKPEGAKPALVVCRNPDDQADFIAGKILELREDGKQLADIGVLYRAHRNSQEIEMAMGRHGIPYFIRGGVRFMEMAHIKDLLAYLVIFGSPRNELAWERVLSMCEGIGGRTISRVLEAMSGVPDPLAELIGGRYLDLAYGAGKTSLRALSVFLGDIAKEIPNRDPAVLARTIHKRRYSAYLKENYDNAQRREDDIEQFFIYASRFASLGEMLSEVALHGGFGGEEVAAADPAAVEEGRVCLSTIHQAKGLEWKVVFLVWCVDGTLPHNMTFDDPDALDEERRLFYVAVTRAKDELVLSYPQERSRADFSVDLTMPSRYLREVSKHYDEFILEWDDPKREAKQEEARERRITGGIDIEKLGGKMLGGGDASKPGGVWMPDIPDPWEEE